One Brassica napus cultivar Da-Ae chromosome C4, Da-Ae, whole genome shotgun sequence genomic region harbors:
- the LOC111213424 gene encoding uncharacterized protein LOC111213424, with amino-acid sequence MADSKALVKIKDGVPGAVVCPMLTTSNYTVWAMRMKVLLRVHKVWETIELGTEDDEKNDVATVLLFQSIPEGLILQVGDLGSPKVIWEAIKTRNLGAERVKSARLQTLMNEFDRMKMEDSDSIDTFSGKISELASKAASLGQSIEGPKVVKKFLNSLPPKFIHMTASLEQLLDLETTSFEDIIGRLKAYEERIKGYEPFEQQGSLLYSNSEKSYDQRGSDNGGRGRGQNRGHGRGNRGRGRGRSNTHEKSKEKEDYSQIVCYNCKKKGHFASVCTEKKDEEELNKAETEVADKALYMHEVVFLNEGKVMPKRLESDTKEDGVWYLDNGA; translated from the coding sequence ATGGCGGATTCAAAGGCATTAGTGAAGATAAAAGATGGCGTACCTGGAGCTGTGGTCTGTCCGATGTTGACAACGTCGAACTACACAGTTTGGGCAATGAGGATGAAAGTTCTTCTGCGTGTTCATAAGGTTTGGGAAACAATTGAGCTAGGAACAGAAGACGACGAGAAAAATGATGTAGCAACAGTACTTCTGTTCCAGTCGATACCTGAAGGACTGATTTTGCAAGTTGGAGACCTAGGTTCCCCTAAGGTGATATGGGAAGCTATTAAGACAAGAAACCTAGGAGCAGAACGAGTTAAATCAGCCCGTCTCCAAACATTGATGAATGAGTTCGATCGTATGAAGATGGAGGACTCCGACTCTATTGATACGTTCTCAGGAAAGATATCAGAACTTGCTTCTAAGGCGGCATCGTTAGGTCAAAGTATTGAAGGACCAAAGGTCGTGAAGAAGTTCCTTAATAGCCTACCTCCGAAATTCATTCATATGACAGCATCTTTAGAGCAGTTGTTAGACTTAGAGACGACTAGCTTTGAAGACATTATCGGAAGACTTAAAGCTTATGAAGAACGTATAAAAGGGTATGAACCGTTTGAGCAACAAGGAAGTCTTCTGTACTCAAATTCTGAGAAGTCATATGATCAAAGagggtcagataatggaggaagAGGCAGAGGCCAAAACAGAGGACATGGACGAGGTAACAGAGGCAGAGGTCGTGGCAGGAGCAACACACACGAGAAAAGTAAAGAGAAGGAGGACTATTCTCAGATCGTGTGCTATAACTGCAAGAAGAAGGGACACTTTGcatctgtgtgtactgaaaagaaaGACGAGGAAGAGCTCAACAAAGCAGAGACAGAAGTTGCGGATAAAGCACTATATATGCATGAGGTAGTGTTTCTTAATGAAGGCAAGGTCATGCCTAAGAGGCTCGAGTCAGACACGAAGGAAGACGGTGTCTGGTATTTAGACAATGGCGCTTGA